The Lactobacillus sp. ESL0680 genome has a segment encoding these proteins:
- a CDS encoding ABC transporter permease, with product MIWKLSLTGIKSRLKDYLVLFSGLVVASMIFYMFLTLAINPAFLKSNSGILQDNLITFIFGFGIALLMIITVVYLVYANSFLLSMRKHDYGMFLTLGAKSSRIGLLIFCETLITGLLAAALGIILGFGLTALVGHLLISRLGLVIAYFQVILPSAILGTLAFFIVVFFLGALRNVYKLTHTKVIDLLHEDQEPAKFKRRPVLHSIEAVLGLVLLAAGYWIMQQHGLDPFNVIPIALVTIVAGSYFVFNSLFTAIIGYLINQRKFSYRGIRMFTLGQLKFRLHDYTKILTVISLLFALALGAITVGLNFNSEKEMTKSSIYYDATIISKSPAVQKELAKVSIKSKQTYHYKETRHGLYFNQAEFKNQPIKTVETKGQGDNLTWSEKTLPTSQLDRARTEANNEFGNLLPNGIAKKIRLVSAARLAKVKGQQKFISLIRVNDFDKDYLALLKIEQLQNKETPAFHTVYTGSKPYSYQGILGIVSGFEFMGFFLGLAFLTMLASTLMFKVLSSAASDKLRYQMLFKIGTRRQVLKRSVAEEIGMLFLIPGILGIIDVLFGLQLFRTILLRPYAGIWLPFSIFIVLYFFYYVLTVHLYEKIVLAKN from the coding sequence ATGATTTGGAAATTATCGCTTACGGGAATTAAAAGCCGGCTGAAAGACTATCTTGTCCTGTTTTCGGGTCTAGTTGTTGCCAGCATGATCTTTTATATGTTTCTAACTTTGGCAATTAATCCGGCCTTTTTAAAAAGTAACAGCGGAATATTGCAAGATAATCTGATTACTTTTATTTTTGGCTTCGGCATTGCCTTGTTAATGATTATTACTGTGGTGTATCTGGTCTATGCCAACTCGTTTTTACTTAGTATGCGTAAGCACGACTATGGTATGTTTTTAACGTTAGGAGCTAAAAGTTCACGTATCGGGTTGTTGATTTTTTGCGAAACACTCATCACGGGATTGCTTGCGGCTGCGTTAGGGATAATCCTTGGCTTTGGTTTAACAGCGTTAGTTGGTCACCTGTTAATCAGCAGGTTAGGCTTGGTAATTGCTTATTTTCAAGTGATTTTGCCCAGTGCGATTTTGGGGACACTTGCCTTCTTTATTGTCGTTTTCTTTTTGGGTGCGTTACGTAATGTTTATAAATTAACCCATACTAAAGTAATTGATTTATTGCATGAAGATCAGGAACCGGCAAAGTTTAAGCGGCGGCCAGTTTTACATTCGATTGAGGCAGTCTTGGGCTTAGTCTTATTAGCTGCTGGGTACTGGATTATGCAACAGCACGGGCTGGATCCGTTTAATGTCATTCCAATTGCCTTAGTAACGATTGTTGCTGGATCATATTTTGTTTTTAATTCTTTATTTACGGCAATTATTGGCTATTTGATTAATCAGCGCAAGTTTTCTTATCGCGGCATTCGCATGTTTACTTTAGGGCAGTTAAAGTTTCGCTTGCATGATTACACTAAAATTTTAACAGTGATTTCGTTATTGTTTGCTTTAGCTCTAGGCGCAATTACCGTCGGCCTTAACTTTAATTCTGAAAAGGAAATGACGAAGTCGAGCATCTATTATGATGCAACGATAATTAGCAAGTCTCCAGCCGTCCAAAAAGAATTAGCAAAGGTATCAATCAAGTCTAAGCAAACTTACCATTATAAAGAAACTAGACATGGTCTGTATTTTAACCAAGCAGAATTTAAGAACCAGCCAATAAAAACCGTTGAGACTAAAGGGCAAGGGGACAATCTCACTTGGTCTGAAAAGACACTGCCCACAAGTCAGCTTGACCGTGCAAGGACCGAGGCCAACAATGAATTTGGCAATCTGCTTCCTAACGGCATAGCGAAAAAGATTCGCTTGGTTTCTGCCGCTAGATTAGCCAAAGTTAAGGGCCAACAAAAGTTCATCTCGCTAATTAGGGTTAATGACTTTGACAAAGACTACTTAGCATTGCTTAAGATTGAACAGCTGCAGAATAAAGAAACACCAGCATTTCACACTGTCTATACTGGCAGTAAGCCATATTCCTATCAGGGAATATTGGGGATAGTCAGCGGGTTTGAATTCATGGGCTTCTTCTTAGGACTGGCGTTCTTAACAATGTTGGCATCAACTTTGATGTTTAAGGTTTTGAGCAGTGCAGCCAGTGATAAATTACGGTACCAAATGCTGTTTAAGATCGGTACTAGGCGGCAAGTCTTGAAGCGATCAGTCGCTGAAGAAATCGGCATGCTGTTTTTAATACCCGGTATTTTAGGAATTATCGACGTTTTGTTTGGCTTGCAGCTATTTAGAACAATTTTATTACGGCCGTACGCTGGAATTTGGCTGCCGTTTAGTATTTTTATTGTTTTGTATTTCTTCTATTATGTTTTGACAGTACATCTTTACGAAAAAATCGTTCTGGCAAAAAATTAG
- a CDS encoding FtsX-like permease family protein, whose product MIWKLSLTGIKSRLKDYLVLFSGLVVASMIFYMFLTIAINPSFMTHDVNAPANYLSFIFGVGIVLLVIITLVYLMYANSFLLNMRQHDYGMFMMLGARSSRIGMLIFCETLITGIIAAIVGIIIGFGLTGLVANLIIGNLGLHITHFQVILPSAILWTLVFFVIIFIIGAIHNARKLTRSKVIDLLHEDQKPVKLGQHPTWTAIQAILGVVLLAIGYYVLNLSSAMIFVIVPVALVTIVLGSYFVFNALLIAVINFLLKKKSFSYRGIRLFTLGQLKFRLHDYTKILTVISLLFALALGAITVGLNFNTIKDQAKTSSYYDGTIVSNSPQVNQLKAKLTIKDEQTFYYKETAKYLYFNQAEFVHHPVKTMRFEQQNGQATYHLQTLPTNKLDKPGTTANEVFGSMVPNGTPKVIQLVNSQEWQKIAGKREFVQFIRVKDFDKDYPTLLKLGQLQAKEKSSYGDVFQTSKAYGYQLMLGMASGFEFMGFFLGIAFLTMLASTLMFKVLSGAASDKVRYKMLFKIGVRKRILRRSISREIGTLFLVPGVLGVIDVLFGLKLFKALLPNPYANIWVPFLIFIVLYFLYYGLTVKLYERIVLTKEL is encoded by the coding sequence ATGATTTGGAAATTATCGCTTACGGGGATTAAGAGCAGGTTAAAGGACTATCTAGTGCTGTTTTCTGGGTTAGTTGTTGCCAGCATGATCTTTTACATGTTCTTGACGATTGCAATTAATCCGTCATTTATGACCCATGATGTAAATGCTCCAGCTAATTATCTCAGCTTTATTTTTGGGGTTGGGATTGTCTTACTTGTGATTATTACGCTGGTCTACTTGATGTATGCCAATTCTTTTTTGCTGAATATGCGCCAGCATGACTACGGGATGTTCATGATGCTGGGGGCAAGAAGCTCACGGATTGGGATGCTAATTTTTTGTGAAACCTTAATTACTGGGATCATAGCGGCAATTGTTGGGATCATTATTGGCTTCGGGTTAACCGGACTAGTCGCCAACCTCATTATTGGTAACTTGGGCCTGCATATTACCCATTTTCAAGTAATTCTACCGAGTGCAATTTTATGGACGTTAGTCTTTTTTGTAATAATTTTTATCATTGGGGCAATTCATAATGCCCGAAAGCTCACGCGCAGTAAGGTAATTGACTTACTTCACGAAGATCAAAAGCCGGTAAAATTGGGTCAACATCCTACTTGGACTGCAATTCAGGCTATTCTAGGCGTTGTGCTGCTGGCAATTGGCTACTATGTACTCAATTTGTCGTCAGCAATGATCTTTGTAATTGTTCCGGTTGCTTTAGTGACCATCGTTCTTGGGTCATACTTTGTCTTTAACGCATTACTAATAGCAGTTATCAATTTCTTGTTAAAGAAAAAGAGCTTTTCCTACCGTGGCATCCGGTTGTTTACGTTGGGGCAATTGAAGTTTCGCTTGCATGACTATACCAAGATTTTAACGGTGATTTCATTGTTATTTGCCTTGGCATTAGGGGCAATCACAGTTGGACTGAATTTTAACACGATCAAGGATCAAGCCAAGACTAGTAGTTATTACGACGGCACCATTGTCAGCAATTCACCGCAAGTTAACCAGCTGAAGGCTAAGTTGACGATCAAGGATGAGCAGACATTTTACTATAAAGAAACGGCTAAGTATTTATACTTTAACCAAGCAGAATTTGTTCATCATCCGGTTAAGACCATGCGTTTTGAGCAGCAGAATGGTCAGGCAACTTATCACTTACAAACATTGCCGACTAATAAGCTCGATAAGCCAGGAACAACTGCCAATGAAGTTTTTGGCAGTATGGTACCGAATGGAACGCCGAAGGTGATTCAATTAGTTAATTCGCAGGAATGGCAAAAAATTGCTGGTAAAAGAGAGTTCGTCCAATTTATTAGGGTAAAGGATTTTGACAAAGATTACCCGACACTTTTGAAATTAGGTCAGCTGCAAGCTAAAGAAAAATCCAGCTACGGTGATGTTTTCCAGACCAGTAAGGCGTATGGTTACCAACTGATGCTGGGCATGGCGAGCGGTTTTGAGTTTATGGGCTTTTTCTTAGGGATTGCCTTCTTAACAATGCTTGCGTCAACGTTGATGTTTAAAGTATTGAGTGGGGCAGCAAGCGACAAGGTTCGTTATAAGATGCTCTTTAAGATTGGTGTTCGCAAACGCATCTTGCGTCGCTCAATCAGCCGTGAGATCGGAACTTTATTTTTGGTGCCGGGAGTTTTAGGTGTGATTGATGTTTTATTTGGCTTGAAGCTGTTTAAAGCACTATTGCCTAACCCATACGCTAATATCTGGGTGCCGTTTTTAATTTTTATTGTTTTGTACTTCTTGTATTACGGCTTAACCGTTAAGCTTTACGAACGAATTGTATTGACAAAAGAATTATAA
- a CDS encoding biotin--[acetyl-CoA-carboxylase] ligase — protein sequence MNEQINLTKESKIKHLLADLLVTIHWYKQVGSTSTIAKKVYQDKHLVNPILIGSDKQTAGYGKQKRHFISNTGGVYLSLITKVPQLTANNQGLLTTGIAWCLHQTIRQQFKITPDIKWVNDLLLHGKKIAGILTEQIAPQIVVIGIGCNLYQPNLEQELASSTNLLAEPPSTEQFCIFVAELIKNILSFLPNFAQGEFLSDYQKHLPMLGQKVTVKLGQKTITGTAVKLDRKANLLLDCHGQLRTITSGEVTKIRPN from the coding sequence ATGAACGAGCAAATCAACTTAACAAAAGAATCAAAAATCAAACATTTATTAGCAGATTTATTAGTAACAATTCATTGGTACAAACAAGTTGGTTCCACCAGCACCATTGCCAAAAAAGTCTATCAAGACAAGCATCTTGTTAATCCCATTTTGATTGGCAGCGACAAACAAACGGCTGGTTACGGCAAACAAAAACGCCACTTTATTTCTAATACCGGCGGCGTTTATTTGTCACTTATTACCAAGGTGCCGCAATTAACGGCAAATAACCAAGGTCTGTTAACTACTGGAATCGCATGGTGCCTGCACCAAACGATTCGCCAGCAATTCAAGATCACTCCCGACATTAAGTGGGTTAATGATTTGCTTTTGCATGGGAAAAAGATCGCTGGGATTTTAACCGAACAAATTGCTCCTCAAATAGTCGTCATCGGCATTGGCTGCAACTTGTATCAGCCTAACTTAGAACAAGAACTGGCATCCAGCACTAATTTGCTGGCTGAGCCACCAAGTACCGAACAATTTTGCATTTTTGTAGCAGAACTAATTAAAAACATCTTGTCTTTTCTGCCAAATTTTGCCCAAGGAGAATTCTTATCGGACTACCAAAAGCATCTGCCAATGCTTGGGCAAAAAGTCACTGTTAAATTGGGACAAAAGACAATTACGGGGACTGCCGTCAAACTTGACCGAAAGGCAAACCTGCTTCTTGACTGCCACGGTCAATTACGCACAATTACTAGTGGTGAAGTCACCAAAATTAGACCAAATTAA
- a CDS encoding MarR family transcriptional regulator — MEANLKEINNLLTTVYTDIMQVEERELHKSEFKDISIKEVHAIDAMTMYDHKTSSQLAKELMITAGSVTTMVNNLVRKGYVVRIHGNDDRRVVRLGLTHRGRLVYRAHDSFHRYMVKKFLHGFDDSQIAIIERALLNLRAFLEFPPQIDGKKEK, encoded by the coding sequence GTGGAAGCTAATTTAAAAGAAATAAATAATTTACTGACGACAGTTTATACCGACATCATGCAGGTGGAGGAACGAGAACTGCATAAAAGTGAATTTAAGGATATTTCGATTAAAGAGGTTCACGCAATTGACGCGATGACGATGTATGACCACAAGACGAGCTCGCAGCTGGCAAAAGAGCTGATGATTACTGCGGGGTCGGTTACCACGATGGTCAACAACTTAGTGCGTAAGGGCTACGTTGTCAGAATTCACGGCAATGATGACCGCCGCGTTGTACGGCTTGGGTTAACTCACCGCGGGCGACTGGTTTATCGGGCACATGATTCGTTTCATCGCTACATGGTGAAGAAGTTTCTCCATGGTTTTGATGACAGTCAGATTGCGATTATTGAACGCGCGCTGTTGAACTTGCGCGCCTTCCTCGAATTTCCACCCCAAATAGACGGCAAAAAGGAGAAGTAA
- a CDS encoding beta-ketoacyl-ACP synthase III, with protein MGLKITQTAHYVPPKVVTNDDLTAMMDTSDEWISSRTGIKQRHLARQEQTSDLAINVANQLLKQADCPADQVDFIIVATMSPDYLTPSTAAIVQGAIGASHALAFDLNAACSGFVYALAVADKLLTTYRRGIVIGAEVLSKLVDWQERSTAVLFGDGAGGVLVEQSAEQSLIAEDLTTYGQDGSTLTAGYQPVNSAFSKDEAASHKHYFEMDGRAVYRFATHEVPNSIERALAKTDWQLTDVDWFVLHQANGRILTSIAHHLGVSEQKFLSNVAKYGNTSAASIPLLLDEAVTAGKIQSGQKLILSGFGGGLTTGTIAIIF; from the coding sequence ATGGGTCTAAAAATAACACAGACCGCGCATTATGTTCCTCCTAAAGTGGTAACTAATGATGATCTTACGGCCATGATGGACACTTCGGATGAATGGATTTCCTCAAGAACGGGAATTAAGCAGCGTCATCTTGCAAGACAAGAACAGACATCAGATTTGGCTATTAACGTAGCCAACCAATTGCTCAAACAAGCTGATTGTCCAGCTGACCAAGTAGATTTTATTATTGTGGCGACAATGTCGCCGGATTATTTAACACCGTCGACAGCCGCAATTGTTCAGGGTGCCATTGGTGCCAGCCATGCCTTGGCATTTGACTTAAACGCCGCTTGTTCAGGCTTTGTTTATGCCCTAGCCGTGGCTGATAAATTGCTAACAACTTATCGGCGCGGGATTGTCATTGGTGCCGAGGTCTTATCCAAATTAGTTGATTGGCAGGAGCGGTCAACGGCTGTCCTGTTTGGCGATGGTGCCGGCGGGGTCTTAGTTGAACAAAGCGCTGAGCAGTCATTGATTGCCGAAGACCTTACCACTTATGGCCAAGACGGTAGTACCTTAACTGCTGGTTACCAGCCGGTTAATTCTGCTTTTAGCAAGGATGAAGCTGCCTCTCACAAGCATTATTTTGAGATGGATGGGCGAGCTGTTTACCGGTTTGCGACCCATGAGGTGCCTAATTCAATTGAACGTGCTTTGGCTAAGACCGACTGGCAGCTGACTGATGTTGACTGGTTTGTTTTACACCAAGCTAACGGCCGCATCTTGACCTCGATTGCACATCATTTAGGTGTAAGTGAGCAGAAGTTTTTGAGTAATGTTGCCAAGTATGGCAACACCTCAGCTGCCAGCATTCCGTTATTGCTTGATGAAGCAGTTACGGCTGGTAAGATTCAGTCGGGACAGAAATTAATCTTAAGCGGCTTTGGCGGCGGTTTAACTACAGGTACCATTGCAATTATTTTTTAA
- a CDS encoding acyl carrier protein, whose translation MTDEEIFNKVKEIIVDETGEDEEAVTLEANIKDDLDADSLDIFEVINELEDEFDIKIESEEGIETVQDLVDFVKKQLAAKEG comes from the coding sequence ATGACAGATGAAGAAATTTTTAACAAAGTAAAAGAAATTATCGTTGACGAAACTGGTGAAGATGAAGAAGCTGTTACTCTAGAAGCTAACATCAAGGATGACTTAGATGCCGACAGTTTGGACATTTTTGAAGTAATCAATGAACTTGAAGATGAATTCGACATCAAGATTGAGAGCGAAGAAGGTATCGAGACCGTCCAAGACCTAGTTGACTTTGTTAAAAAGCAATTAGCTGCGAAAGAAGGTTAA
- the fabK gene encoding enoyl-[acyl-carrier-protein] reductase FabK has product MELTPFMKSLGLKYPIFQGGMAWVADGKLAAAVSNAGGLGIIGAGNAPGSVVEEEIKVAKSLTDRPFGVNVMLLSPYAEDVVKVILAHQDSIAVVTTGAGNPGKYVADFKKAGIKVIPVVGSVALARMMERVGADAVVAEGMESGGHIGKLTTMALVPQVVDAVNIPVIAAGGIGDGRGMAAAFMLGAEGVQMGTRFLVATESKVHPNYKKAVLKAKDASTMVTGDFAGHPSRVLKNKMSKKYIKLEKAEALKDNPDFAQLEELGSGSLRRAVIDGDTDTGSFMAGEIAGMVEKEESAADILNDVYTQADKLLSGKN; this is encoded by the coding sequence ATGGAATTGACGCCATTTATGAAAAGCCTGGGCCTCAAATATCCGATCTTTCAGGGTGGAATGGCTTGGGTTGCCGATGGAAAATTAGCTGCTGCTGTTTCTAATGCCGGCGGCTTAGGAATTATTGGTGCTGGTAATGCCCCAGGCAGCGTAGTTGAAGAAGAAATTAAAGTCGCTAAAAGCCTGACTGATCGGCCGTTTGGTGTCAATGTGATGTTACTATCACCTTACGCCGAAGACGTGGTGAAAGTGATTTTGGCTCATCAAGATAGCATTGCCGTTGTTACAACTGGTGCCGGTAATCCTGGTAAGTATGTTGCCGACTTTAAGAAGGCTGGAATTAAAGTGATTCCAGTTGTTGGTTCTGTTGCCTTAGCTCGCATGATGGAACGTGTTGGTGCTGATGCCGTAGTTGCCGAAGGAATGGAATCCGGCGGTCATATTGGTAAGTTAACTACGATGGCCTTAGTACCGCAGGTTGTCGATGCCGTGAACATTCCAGTTATTGCGGCCGGTGGGATTGGCGATGGCCGCGGTATGGCTGCTGCCTTTATGCTTGGTGCTGAAGGTGTACAGATGGGTACGCGGTTCTTAGTCGCTACTGAGTCTAAAGTTCACCCTAATTACAAGAAGGCCGTTTTAAAGGCAAAAGATGCCAGCACGATGGTTACCGGCGATTTTGCAGGGCACCCGTCACGTGTCTTAAAGAACAAGATGTCTAAGAAGTACATTAAGCTCGAAAAAGCTGAGGCACTCAAGGATAATCCGGACTTTGCGCAATTAGAAGAATTGGGCAGTGGTAGTTTACGCCGAGCTGTAATTGATGGCGATACTGATACAGGTTCGTTTATGGCCGGTGAAATTGCTGGAATGGTTGAAAAAGAAGAATCAGCAGCCGACATCCTGAATGATGTTTACACGCAAGCTGATAAGTTATTGAGTGGCAAGAACTAA
- a CDS encoding ACP S-malonyltransferase has product MIGLLFSGQGAQKTGLTQDLYETVPTYRKVIDQAATILDFDLPSLLFDENQASKLASTRYCQPAILAISYGLYQLIEANLPEAKFGIGLSLGEYSALAASGHVDFATALRLIKRRGELMQQASDNVPSKMAAVMKADLADVQTACKEATSLGAVGVANVNTPQQIVIGGATAAVDQVTSELTAAGKRVVPLKVSGAFHTPVMAPIQADLNAELRAVDWQAGNFPVYSTTTQKEFSPENLTANLTQQLVSTTYFAKTLSEHKADLTAVIEVGPGRTLISFARKLDRKLPTYRLDSSIELQKTIAALEAH; this is encoded by the coding sequence ATGATTGGCTTATTATTTAGCGGTCAAGGTGCCCAAAAAACGGGCTTGACGCAGGATCTTTATGAAACAGTTCCAACATATCGGAAGGTCATTGACCAAGCTGCGACGATTTTGGACTTTGACTTACCGAGTTTATTATTTGATGAAAACCAAGCTTCTAAACTTGCGTCAACGCGTTATTGTCAGCCGGCAATTTTAGCCATCAGTTATGGACTATACCAACTGATTGAAGCTAATTTGCCGGAAGCAAAATTCGGTATTGGTTTAAGTTTAGGTGAATACAGTGCTTTAGCAGCCAGTGGCCATGTCGATTTTGCGACTGCTCTGCGGCTGATTAAACGTCGCGGCGAATTAATGCAGCAGGCTAGCGATAATGTACCAAGCAAGATGGCAGCTGTGATGAAGGCAGATCTGGCTGATGTTCAAACTGCCTGTAAAGAAGCAACGAGTTTGGGAGCTGTTGGTGTTGCCAACGTTAATACTCCCCAGCAGATCGTTATTGGTGGTGCAACTGCTGCTGTTGACCAAGTTACTAGTGAACTAACAGCTGCTGGCAAACGGGTTGTTCCGCTAAAGGTCAGCGGTGCTTTCCATACGCCAGTAATGGCACCAATTCAAGCTGATTTAAACGCTGAATTGCGCGCGGTTGATTGGCAAGCAGGGAATTTTCCTGTTTACAGTACAACTACACAGAAAGAATTTTCACCAGAAAATCTGACTGCTAATTTAACGCAGCAGCTTGTCTCAACTACCTACTTTGCTAAGACATTGTCTGAACACAAAGCTGATCTAACTGCGGTTATTGAAGTTGGCCCGGGTAGAACTTTGATTTCATTTGCGCGTAAACTTGACCGCAAATTGCCAACTTATCGCTTGGACAGCAGTATAGAACTGCAAAAGACCATTGCGGCATTGGAGGCACATTAA
- the fabG gene encoding 3-oxoacyl-[acyl-carrier-protein] reductase, whose amino-acid sequence MDLKDKVVLVTGSSRGIGLAIAKAFAQRGAKIVLNARKPIAPEVLAEFEQFATPVIDISADVTNPESVKDMIVQIIAQFGQLDVVVNNAGINKDGLLNRMSEDDFNAVLQTNLVGTFNVIRQALRPMYKRRSGCFINLASVVGLTGNIGQANYAASKAGIIGLTKSVAKEAALRNLRCNAIAPGMIDTQMTEALSEKRQEEIAQQIPLKRFGKIEEVAETAVFLAQNDYITGQVITVDGGLTMQ is encoded by the coding sequence ATGGATTTAAAAGATAAAGTAGTCCTAGTTACTGGTAGTTCACGTGGCATTGGCTTAGCGATTGCCAAGGCTTTTGCTCAACGTGGTGCCAAAATTGTTTTAAACGCCCGTAAGCCAATTGCACCAGAGGTACTAGCTGAATTTGAGCAATTTGCGACACCTGTAATTGATATTAGTGCGGATGTTACAAATCCCGAGTCAGTTAAGGACATGATTGTGCAGATTATTGCGCAATTTGGCCAACTTGATGTGGTGGTTAATAATGCCGGCATTAACAAAGATGGCCTTCTTAACCGCATGTCTGAAGATGATTTTAATGCGGTTTTGCAGACTAACCTAGTAGGGACATTCAACGTAATTAGACAGGCTTTGCGGCCAATGTATAAGCGGCGTTCGGGCTGCTTTATTAATTTGGCTAGTGTTGTTGGTTTAACCGGTAATATTGGTCAGGCTAACTACGCTGCCAGCAAGGCCGGCATAATTGGCTTGACCAAGTCTGTTGCTAAAGAAGCTGCTCTGCGTAACTTGCGCTGCAATGCGATTGCGCCGGGGATGATCGATACGCAAATGACGGAAGCTTTAAGTGAAAAGCGGCAAGAGGAGATTGCTCAGCAAATTCCACTCAAGCGGTTTGGTAAAATTGAAGAAGTTGCCGAGACAGCAGTCTTTTTAGCACAAAATGATTACATTACGGGGCAAGTTATCACCGTTGATGGCGGCCTGACAATGCAGTAA
- the fabF gene encoding beta-ketoacyl-ACP synthase II, producing MTRVVITGMGALTPIGNDVASFEASINAQKVGFRPITYFDASETGVTLAGQLNNFDPLVHLKKKDTKRMDLFTQYAVYATDEAMEQSGINAENTDSNRFGVIWGSGIGGLTTIEQQTIKMHDKGIDRLSPMFIPVSIANMAAGNLSIRYGAQAISTTIVTACASGTNAIGEAYRQIKEGRCDAMITGGSEAAINADGIGGFAALSTLSKETDPAKASLPFDANRSGFVMGEGAGSLVLESLEHAQERGATILGEIVGYGTSSDAYHITSPDPAGTQAARAMQLAIAEAGITPDEVGYVNAHGTATQGNDSAESKAINQVFGSASSVLVSSTKSMTGHLLGAAGAIEAIASVEAMNSGQLPVNVGLTEQAQECPVNLVTTENRNCQVDYTISNSFGFGGHNAVLALKRWAN from the coding sequence ATGACAAGAGTTGTAATTACGGGGATGGGCGCATTGACGCCCATTGGTAATGATGTAGCCAGCTTTGAGGCCAGCATTAATGCGCAAAAAGTCGGTTTTAGACCAATTACATATTTTGATGCTTCTGAAACTGGTGTTACATTGGCTGGTCAACTGAATAACTTTGATCCGCTGGTTCATTTGAAGAAAAAAGACACCAAAAGAATGGATCTTTTTACCCAATATGCGGTTTATGCGACCGATGAAGCAATGGAACAGTCTGGTATTAATGCCGAAAATACGGACAGCAACCGCTTTGGCGTTATTTGGGGGTCTGGAATTGGCGGCTTGACCACGATTGAGCAGCAGACCATCAAGATGCATGACAAGGGAATTGATCGCTTATCGCCAATGTTTATTCCAGTTTCGATTGCTAATATGGCTGCCGGCAACTTGTCAATTCGCTATGGTGCTCAAGCAATTAGTACCACGATTGTAACAGCCTGTGCTTCCGGAACTAATGCGATTGGCGAGGCTTACCGGCAGATTAAGGAAGGCCGCTGCGACGCGATGATTACTGGTGGTTCAGAAGCCGCAATCAACGCTGACGGTATTGGCGGTTTTGCAGCTCTATCAACCTTGTCCAAAGAAACAGATCCAGCCAAGGCAAGTTTGCCGTTTGATGCAAACCGTTCTGGCTTTGTCATGGGTGAAGGTGCTGGCTCGCTGGTTCTTGAATCTCTTGAACATGCACAAGAACGTGGTGCAACTATTTTGGGTGAAATTGTTGGTTATGGTACATCTTCTGATGCTTACCACATTACCTCGCCAGACCCAGCAGGCACGCAAGCAGCACGGGCAATGCAATTGGCAATTGCGGAAGCTGGCATTACGCCTGATGAAGTTGGTTATGTTAATGCTCACGGTACAGCTACTCAAGGTAATGATTCGGCTGAGTCCAAGGCAATTAATCAAGTCTTTGGTTCCGCTAGCTCGGTGTTAGTTTCAAGTACCAAGAGTATGACTGGGCACCTTTTGGGTGCTGCTGGTGCAATTGAAGCAATTGCTAGTGTAGAGGCAATGAATTCGGGTCAGTTGCCAGTTAACGTTGGGCTGACTGAACAAGCACAAGAATGTCCAGTGAATTTGGTTACAACAGAGAACCGCAACTGCCAAGTTGATTACACAATCAGTAATTCGTTTGGCTTTGGCGGCCACAATGCGGTTTTAGCATTAAAAAGGTGGGCTAATTAG
- a CDS encoding biotin/lipoyl-containing protein, with protein MTFEEIQKLIKQVNQSNITKLNLDFDGGHIDIDKKQEVVASAPSASLAPVEKQAAPAAPAKLPQVKSPLVGIVYLQANPDEAPYKQVGDHVEKGDVVCVIEAMKMMTEVKSDVSGTISEILVDNEDVVEYDQPLFTVTPE; from the coding sequence ATGACTTTTGAGGAAATTCAAAAATTAATAAAACAGGTTAATCAAAGTAACATCACCAAGTTAAACTTGGACTTTGACGGTGGGCACATTGATATTGATAAAAAGCAGGAAGTAGTTGCTTCGGCCCCTAGTGCTAGTCTAGCGCCAGTTGAAAAACAAGCAGCTCCCGCTGCCCCCGCAAAGTTGCCCCAAGTTAAATCCCCGCTTGTTGGCATTGTTTATTTGCAAGCTAATCCAGATGAGGCACCATATAAACAGGTGGGTGACCATGTGGAAAAGGGCGATGTAGTCTGCGTGATCGAAGCAATGAAGATGATGACTGAAGTCAAGAGTGACGTTAGCGGCACAATTAGTGAAATTTTGGTTGATAACGAAGACGTTGTTGAATACGATCAACCGTTATTTACGGTAACGCCAGAATAG